The genomic region ttggtacggtacacccacttgcaccgaaccaactttcttcctttcggaagagtacaaagatcccaaatatgattcttcatcaaagaagaatactcctcatccatggccatATCCTACTCTAGGTGACCTGTCgcctttgaaaaaaaattattatctgaAATGGCATAACTTAGAAGACTAAAACCAGATGTTTGTGCACAAGTATGATGAGAGTCTGAAGGATCACCTACCATAGAACCAACGGCATCAACTGTAAACcaggcccacttgggcaaaggctgagTTGCGGGTGGTGGGGGTGGTGGAGATGGCGGACCATCATCTGCATAATCCTCAAGGaataaggaatcctcaaaagatgaagagggaggaggaggtagTGAGGGAGAAGTTAGTGATGGATAATCCATctgaggaaggcgctcatcaaactggacatctcgCCTAAACAGGAACTCtcgggaatcaggatcaaacaacttgtatgccttagcatcctcacaatagccaacaaatatgagtggtcgactcttcctctccatggattttctttgagaatcTAGAataatgcccaagcctcactaccaaaaactcggaatgatgaaacatcaggcttgacatgggaccaagcctcctcaggattCATTCGGCGCAACgccttatgaggcatccaattctgaatataagtggcacaattaactgcctcagcccaaaaagaaggTTGCATAGAACGTGattgaagcatacaattggccatctcccataGTGTTTTGTTATTTTGCTCGGCAACACCATTCTGCTCAGGAGTGTGAGGAACTGATaattgatgttgcaaaccatgctctatGCAGAAACCTGTAAAAGCCTGATTcgcatattctctcccattatctgtgtgtatTTTTTGGATAGAAAGACTagattgcttctctacaaatgtcttaaagactcgaaatgaatcaaagacatcagacttgtacttaagaaagtacacccatgtacgtctagagaagtcatcaatgaatgtgagcacatacttAGACCCTGAAAAAAATGGAGtcggaaatgacataagatcactatgTACCAAATCCAAGGGTCCCTTAGCACATGTGGCTCTACCTGTAGGAAAGGGATCTCGGTGATTTtttccaagtgcacaacctcgacatacaccatcagtacaggaTATCTAAGGGAGCCCATTCACAAGTGCCTGTGTGCTCATCTGTTGTaagtatctgtaattgacatggccaaaacgctcatacCAAAGTATTCTCACTGAATCTGCaagtgctacaagagaaacacatgaaccatctagactctcaaagccatcaaacctaTATAACCAAGAATCAGGATCAACactaccagtagccacaaccaaattgggatcatggagctctctaataaccacatcatgtggtgagaactcaactgttttGCTAGAGCcggaatgacaaatctgataaacacAGAGGAGATTTGTCGAAATatcaggaaccaaaagaacatcctgaatAGAACCACCTATCAATGGAATAGTACCTGAACCTGAAACTAAAATTTgtgttgagtcaccaactgcaatctgtaAAGTATCACTGTGAGCAAGTAAGGTAACAAGCTACTGCGAGTGTGTCATCTGGTGAGAAACCCCTGAATcgataatccaagtggatgcaaaAGTAATAGCTCGTGCACAAAGAGTATGTCCTTTCCTTGTAGAAGAGGAAGAGGGAGACtaaggagaagaaatatgatgttgttgcatggcttcctccaaagcctctaatcgtttccaacatcgagaaactggatgtccttccttgccacaaaaactgcaaagtTCATTtgacttcttcttagtcttggaagAAGACTTAGCAGACTTAGAAAATTTCTCTTGTTTGGGATAGGACTTCGATTTATAATCAGACTTAGGTAGTGGCTTGGAGGAACTCTCACTGCCAGCTGAATCCTTCTAAGGCTTTGGTTTctacttcttgttctctttagatgtttgtgcaaccaatgctttgttctttgatACTGTGAaagtgtccaactgagataggtgagcctgctcacgagtcaagcgatcacaaaacacatcaaatgtaggcatggtgaagcgtgcacccaaggcatccatagtagaataaaatgtagaagcaaatatttgatagggacctcgaagcttagagagaatcaggtagatacactctgtgtttgtcttatttttaccacaactatggaggatagatctggtggttttaaacttgtttagaaaatcctcaatgtgaggaaaggacTTAGGTAACAAGGAAGAtagctctgcctcaatctgtaatgctctgaactcattgatgGTACCAAAGAGATcgtcaaatttggaccacatagctcgagaagtgagcaaaccatcaaggtgaaaaaacaAGTTGTCTAAAACATGCAAGGAGATGacacccatggcctcatccatcttattcatgtgctaaagaatctcaaaaggacgctGCAACTGAGGTTGAgcctcatccaaataggaccacaacgCTTGTGATCGGAGAAGCCTCGTCATACGAGCTTTCCAGATGTGATAGTTCTATGGTGTAAGAAGCTCAATTGAAGAATTTGCCATGTGTACTTGTACCTGTACTTGCTCCTGCTCTTGTGTTTTTTAACTAAGTGATCTTTCAAACTAGACAAaggatgcagaagggggtttgttGTTTGAGTTTTAGGTGTTTTGATTTTCTAAAGTAATTTACAGAAAGTAgaaaataacaccccccacaagaTGAAAAACCAAACCCCAATACAATCTGAAAGCCAGAAGGAAAGGCAAGAGCAAAAAAAATTACTTCAAACAATATCTTGTGTACCTGGTAAAATTTCTAGAACAATGACCCCAAATCTGAATAGGGCTCTCCAATACCATTCTGACACCTATTTGTTTGCCAAAAAAggagtctgtttgcccaagttatggctcccgGAGTGTAGAAAAGAGCTTTGACTTTGACGGCAAAAACTaggtaaaaaattaaaaaatcagcaaATCTCACCTCCAGATCTTAATAGAGCTCTAAAAGAGATTTTCGGCgatataatatttttcaaaaatcgactttgtttgcccaagttatgacaaaaaaaaaCACCTCTAGGTCAAATAGGCCTTTAAGAAAAAAAACCCATCCTTGCTGGTGGTAGGGAGGTGGTGGCAGGGCTAAGCGGCGGCAGCCGAGCGACGGCTGGGTGGCGGAGCGGCGGGGCCGCTGTGGAGGCCGGTGGTTTACAGATCGTCGAGTGTTTACAAACCCCGACGGTAACTGCCAAGgctctccaaaaaaaaaaaaaaaaaaaagccaaagttgtccaaattggacaaattttatatgaaaatgagggtttttgggtgttctgagctcaacagtgatgtccgtttgagcccaaaatgcccagaaTCAAAGAAGCAACCCAGATCCAAATAAAAACTCtgaaaaaaacttgaaaccctggCCTCCAAAAATTCttttgaaaaatcaggaacaagtagcaacagatgtaggctctgataccatgaagaagttgagaaatacaacttcaaatatcacaagaacacctgcaagcaaaatacatgtcacaagagaagaatggaggcaaaaaagcaataatggctctgaagaaaaagattatcattcagagagggaataaaataaaaaatacaatacaatccttataaaaggagaatatgcaaccctaaagaaaccctaaagggataaagtgtagaataattattaaatacctaccatattattaaatgcctaagtttagcttaagcatagaggataatagactaataattgaattaataattattagctaatacatgataactctaacagttTATAAACATGTTTGTATAGAAGGGAGAGAAagcttcttctttttttgctttagAAAGCAGAGGGGAACTGATGCACACAATGAAATCCAGATATGTATGCATCATTGTCCATTTTTTTCCCTTGAGTCGAACACATATATGAGCATggctatatgtatgtgtatgcatatgcctATGTGCACGGTTCCATTTTGTTTATTTCACTACATTTATGAGTATCGATATGCACATTGAAATGTGTATGCTTAACGTGTATTTATCTATTTATATGCAGAAGTATAAAATCAAAAAGATTGACACATATATAGGTATAGTTATGCACATACATTTATGTATGCCTTTCCTTATCGTTGTGAAAGAAAACATATTGGTATGCATTCTACAAAGACAATAGAGGACAAAAtatgtgattttaaaaaaaaaatttaaagacattTATAAGAATGCCTATATGTATCTATTTGTGTATGGCTAACATGTATTTATCTATGTATATACATAAGCATACAAACAAATAGATTCACACACATGTTCATATAGTTATATTTGAAGAACTGATAAATGACTTGCAAGATCCAAGGAAAGGCAATATAGTAAATTACAGAATCGACAATATGAAGTTGTTGTGAAGCACCTACAGAGCTTGTGATTGCCGACATAGCACAAAGTATTCTCTAAACTAGAGCAATTGAATTTGTTTGGAAATTGAAACAATGCAATCTCTATGTCACAATAACAAAgaagattattattttttcaaagctATTACCACCAAACATTCCAGACAAAATACAATAGCAAACCATAAAACAAAGAAATAAGGTGGATGCCACTATTTCCATTGTATGAACAACATTTTGATTTTAACCATAGAAAAATAAAATGGTAATCTTATCAGAAAACCAATAAAAACCTTTGCACAAAGAAGTAAGGTGGATGTCACTATTTCCACTATATGAACAACATTTTGATTTAAGCATAGAAAAAAACATGGTAATTTTATCAAAAAACCAACAGAAACTTTTGCCAAATTGAAAATGCAGAGAACAAGGTGAGAGGTACAATGAAAAAGCCCACAATAGAAAGCCAAATTTAACTATGAACTTCGATTCCTTGGATGGTAGTGACAGAGTACTCGATACACAGAATGAAAACGTAGACAATGAAACGCCAAAATATAATTTTGTAACATTTTTATCACCggggtttttaaaaaaatttaacccACAAAACCCTCAATCCATCAAATATATAAAGGCACAAAGCAAATATTCTTACAAAATTGGGACAACCACAACTATGCATCGAAAACACGAAAGATAGAATTACCTCGTTTCTCCACCAACACATTTTACCTGCAAGGTTGACGGTCTAAACCAAAATGAACACAGAGAACCAACAGAGACCTCACACGGAATGGAAATACACACAATAAAGAACCCTAAATTAATTAAGTGATAGAGTAGTCGAGGCACAATGAAAATGCCCACAATGGAAAGCCAAATTTAATTGTGAACTTTGATTCTCTAGATGGTAGAGACAGAGTACCCAACACACAGAATGAAAACACGCAATGAAATACTAAAATATAATTTTGTAACATTTTTATCACcaaggtttttttaattttataacccACAAAACCTTCAATCCATCAACTATATAAATGCACAAAGAAAATGTTCTTAACAAATGGGGACAACCACAACTATGCATCGAAAACACGAAAGATAGAATTACCTCGTTTCTTCACCAACACATTTTATTTGCAAGGGTGTCGATCTAAACCAAAAGGAACACAGAGAACCAATAGAGACCTCACATAGAAtgcaaatacacaataaaaaaccctaaattaatTGACAGAGTAGCCGAGACATAGAATGAAAACGTAATCAATGAAAACCTTAAAAAAACATAGATAATGAAAACCCTTAAATTAATAAAGTGATAGAGTAGCCAGGACACATAATGAAAACAcagacaatgaaaaccctaaattaattaaatgacaAAGTAGTCGAGACACACACTTAAAAAACAAGATAATGAAAACCGCTAAATTAATTAAGTGATATAACCCACAAAACCCCAAAGCCATCAACTATAAACCAAATATTCCTACAAAGTACACATAACCACAACAATGCataaaaaacacaaaagatagaattACCTCACTTCTACAGCAACACATTTTACAAGCAAGCTTGTGGCCCTAAACCAAAATGCAAGCAAAGAACCAATAAGGACCTTTCCCAAATTGAAGCGCAGAGAACAAGGCAAGACATACAATGAAAACCAAAGCTTTCCCAAATTGAAATGTAGAAAACAAAGCAAGAGGCACaaggaaaatgcaaaaaatgaaacCAAAAATTAATTGTGAACTTCATTTCAGGCAATGGAAGTGACAGACACACTATGGAAGAACACCAAACATGCTTAAGCATACACAAATGTTTAGCTGCATTAAATGTAGCATGTTCACGTCACCTCCCAATGCATTGGTAGATAACCTGCTCCATGTCCTTGGCCATTGTGTATGTCACTTCATCACCCCGTCAATGTCCAATGCATCGGTAGAATGGTGAACACATCATCGCCTGGAAAACGGAGACTGACTGCAAAGTGGCCGAAAGACCGGCAATTATCGAAAGGCTGACACTTTCATGGGCAAAAGCCTGCACAGATAGCCAATTGGCTAATCAAACACAGTCAAAATCAAAACTATATCTCTGTTACTAGACAAAAATCCATAGTTCAAAACCTTGAGTCTTTGAATTAATCCAATGTTAAGGCTGACACATTACTCTCTCGAAAATTTAGTGAAgagcatcaaattttgacaataatTGCCATAGTTCAAAGCGGAGATAATAGGCCCTAATATTAGATTTGAATTTATATTAGAATCGACAACACTTAAGTGGGAAAAAAagtattttgaaatttaaaataggataAGACCCATATAGACTTGAAATGACATAGGATAAAGGCACACATAAAGTAAGCGTCCAAATAGGAGTGTGTTGAATTTTTAAAGTAAGAATCAAATTCTTGAATTGAGGATTATTCAAGGAAAGAAATGCTCCCAAAATACTTGGAGGAATGGAAAAACTAAAATAAGTGCTAAGGAGAGCGTAAAATTGGACTCATAATTAAAGAAGTACAATTTAAACACTACAAAACAATAATTATAAACTTGTGTTGAGCCTAATAAATGCCCAAAGCATACTTAAAACAATTGACAACACAATAACCAATGAATCATCATATGATAATGTACATAGTAATATTTGTAACCTTATGTCTTCATTTGCCATATGGTGCAACTCCTTGTTCTTATAATAGTTTGGTTTACAAACTAGATGATAATTGCATTTTCTATTTATACTAAATCTAATGTTAATGGTCAACTATAAGTGTTTTGTTGTGGTGAGTTCTTTGGTTGCTACTAGCGGTGATGTGATGAGTTGATAATTTGATTGAGCGGTGTTGGTTGAAGATCCTCCTCACTTACCATAGTCAATTAGATTTCACCTTAAAAAGTTATGTCTATGTATAAGTCCAAAGCTAAATCTCAAATTTAACCTAGACATCATTGTCAAACACAATCTAAGGGACATTTATCAATAGGAACACTAAAACAAAAATCAATGAAGAAATTGTCCTATTCATGTCCTTTAATTTTAAGCCATACATCAATTTTAGTCACTAGTGAATCCAAAATGTAATAGACAAGTTGTGTCATCATACAAGGCCAAATGCTAGGTCCATAGCTTTGATTATCATGGGTATCACATACACATTGCATGCTAGGTTCTTAGTTTTAATTATCATAGGTATCACATACACATTGTATGCTAGTTGCTAATGCTTTTAAGTGGTTCAAACTACATACCATATTAATAGCAATAAGTAGTCATGTAAAAGGATTTATATCAATATTAACAAATGCATACAACTAGTTGTATAGATTACATCGACATGAATAGATCTTAGTTAGCACAACCGTAGCTTCCTCCTAACATGATGTACTAAGAAACTATAAGGAACTTAAAATTTTCTTCAAACAACATAAGCTAATTTTAAGTCAATCAAAAGAGATTTCTTGCATATATTACTCTTTATTAAATTCTATGCACAAGTTATGGCATTAAGAAACTACAAAAAAATGTAAGCTTATTTAAACCTTCCATTTTGCAAGGAAAATGAATCACAATTTAAAGTCATTCAAAAGAATGTTTTGTCTAAATTCTTTTTTATTGAATTATACGCATAAATTTTGTTAAGCAAATGATACTACGTAATGACCTTCCATTAAAATAGTTGATGAAGATCCCTATCCATTAACTTTGATTAACTTTGATTAGCATCTTTATTATACTATGTAGTGGCCTTACCATTACAATAGCTGATGAAGATCCCTATCCATCACCTTTGATGAGCATCCGTACCCTTTCCTATGTAGTGGCTTTACCGTTAGAGTagcttcaacaaatccatttttttAAGATGTCATTCATTAACTTATCACTTGTATTGAAATAAGAGATGACCaacttttaatatttaaatctCACGACCAAGATTCAAACCCCAGATCTCATTCATTAAAGTATCACTTCCATTGAAATAAGAGGCACAACCAAATTTTAATATTTAACCCTCACGACCAAAGTTCAAACCCCACGCGGCCTCCAGCCTATACTTATGGGCTCTGGAGTAAATGCCAGGGTGGATTCCCCCTTGACCTGCATCGCTGTCAGACTGCTCTAAATAATCTCAATTTAAATTTAGGAAGTACCTCTTTTCTTAAAAGAGGTTGAAAAAACATTTAGATGTCCAGACTCCAACCACTCCCAAAATCTACACGGAACCGTGATCAACTTCAACAGATGCACACCTAGACAACCGCTCTGCACACACGCATCTTGAACAAGTCATTGCAGCAAATCGAGCCCATGTACAACTTGACGACTTGCCCAGCCTTGGCAGTCTGCGCCCCTGCACAGCTGTACCAATTTTTCACATGGATGTCTCAGATCACCCTCCATGATCAGAAGTTAGAACCAGCAGAAAATTTCTTGGTGTAAAATTCCAGTTTGGTTGAGCCCCAAATAATGGAGAAGAGAAAATCAATAAAATAAGCAGAAACAAAGCCAAAGAAATATTTTTTCAGAGGATAGACTTGGAAATCGTCAAATAAAAAGAAGTTTCTGACAATTAAGATCTGAATCACATTTGACCTAGAAATGGCCACAACAGAACCAATGtaattataataaaatatggaTCTCAGTTAACCAAAGCCATGGCCACAACATAACAATGTAATTACAATCAGATATTAAGCCCAGTTAACCTATTAATGGCCAACAAGATCTGAATCATAGTAATGAATACCTCTCATACTTATTCGGAGCCACTGTTTTCTCAGAGGAGGGGCCAAAGACTAAACCAGAGCCACTTTGTTATCCTAACCTTTGGGATATTTCCAGCGAGAATCCATTCATTAACCACAGTAACCTGTGCGGTTAAGCAGATACACTACACAGATACAGATCACCATTGTAATAAATCAAACACAGTCGGAATCAAATCTGAGTCTCCGTTAATAGACAGAAAACCATAGTTCAAAGCCTAGAGCCTTTGAAGTAATCCGCAGAGGCAGACGTAACGGCGGCTGCAAACTCAGCAAAGCTGATTCTCCCGTCGCCGTCGGTGTCGGCCTCCGTTATCATCTCCGTTAGTTCCCTAAATGAGAGCGCGTGGCCGAGCTTGGCCATGGAGTGAGCCAACTCAGCCGCCGTTATGTAGCCGTTGCCGTCCTTGTCGAAGGCACGGAAAAGCTCGAGCAAATTCTCCTGATTATTGCAGATATCCACATTATCGGCGATATCGGGGGCTATGACGCTCAATAGCTCAACAAATTCGATAAGGCCGTTGCCGTTGGCGTCTACGCTGTCAAGCAGCGAATCCAACTGTTCGCCGCTCGGCTTGAGCCCTAGAGACCTCAGAAGCGCGCCGAGCTCGAGCACCGTCAGGCTGCCATCGGCATCGCGATCGAATCTCCGGAAGATCTCTTTGAGCTCTGCAATTTGTGCTTCTGAAACTCTTTTGCCTTGCCCTTCGGACCCCATGCTTGCCGATCAATACCTTCCTCAGAAATCTTGAAAGAAACCGATATTATAGAGAAACTAGGGTTTCAATTTAATCTGGCACTGAAACCTGGAAAGAAATAGAAACTAAAAAATCTAGGGCTTCATTTTAATCTTACGCAGGAAACTGGCAAGAAACAGAATCGTAAAGAATGAAGAGTTTCAAAAAAATTCTGGAAAGAGAAGGAAATTATAGTGCGTGTGGGGTTTCCAATGACTCGGTTAGTAATGGCCGCCGACCGCGTTGTAAAAGTATGAGTTTTCTGACCATTGTTGATGGTTTCAATGTGGACTTATTCTAATGGGCGGCCTTGCTGGCAAATGAttcagattttggttttgggaGTTTCCGGGTTCGATCCGAGAAGGCTCGGTCTTGTCTGGTATAGCTGTAACGTGCCGTCTGGATTTATATGTTTCTTTGTTATTTTGCCACAGGTCATTTGAATTATTGTAATCAGCTTTTGCTGAGTCATAACTGTCATATATCTTTAAAAAATCTATAATACGTCGAGAGATATTTTTCGTGAGGTGCTTTATTATGTGAGAAAttgattttaaataatttattaaaataatataacatatttaaataaatcatataACTCTCTTACCttcaaatattatttaaattttgtttattcaCATTTATTCAACAAGAAAATGACTTTTAGTTTTTGTAAAATTCTATTTCATCAAAGTGTGCTAGGGGTCAAGGGCCCTTGTACTTAGTAAGACTTGTCATTGGTGGGCTCATTCAAAACTATTCAACTTCTCTAGGAGACGAAAGACCCATTAGTAAACTTTTAATTTTCACTTATGATAATggcaaaaaatgaaaataatactTTTTATAATTAATGATCACTATTTTTTATTGGGAAGCttgatttaaagaatttttttGATGTATTCGAATTCTTAGTATCCTTCCATGTAATTACATTTTATGAATTtagttaatattttatttgatttttgggGATGACGCACAACCGAATGGTTAGCTGCAAGCCTCCTGCATGAGAGGTCTTGTGTTCAAGTCTACTCAACTAATTCTTGTAACTCACAAATTGTAGctattaaaattaaatattgaaATTGATTTGTACAATCTAAATggacataattaaaatataaatattaggaAGAATGACATTGGTTTCAATGTTGTTAATGGAATCATTTTAGAAGGGATGGAAATAAATGGCTGGTTATAGCCTTTTTAAGACTCCAGAACTAAATATGTTTTGagctatattatttatttaaaagttattttatttaataattgttTGCTTTAGTAAATACATAAGAGACATACATTTTATTTCATCT from Cryptomeria japonica chromosome 3, Sugi_1.0, whole genome shotgun sequence harbors:
- the LOC131033778 gene encoding probable calcium-binding protein CML15, which gives rise to MGSEGQGKRVSEAQIAELKEIFRRFDRDADGSLTVLELGALLRSLGLKPSGEQLDSLLDSVDANGNGLIEFVELLSVIAPDIADNVDICNNQENLLELFRAFDKDGNGYITAAELAHSMAKLGHALSFRELTEMITEADTDGDGRISFAEFAAAVTSASADYFKGSRL